One genomic region from Leptospira tipperaryensis encodes:
- a CDS encoding DUF192 domain-containing protein has protein sequence MFQLRSKLLPILLFLFAVSYNVNARDIEKITIYVDEHPLLVEIVNTPRDRARGLMYRKSMGENEGMLFVFSEPDYLSFWMKNTWIPLSIAYFNRDKRITDIHDMKPNQTKELYHSSEKALYALEVNQGWFAKRKIGKFGVLKIPDRVKAVQ, from the coding sequence ATGTTCCAACTTCGATCTAAACTCCTACCCATTCTCCTTTTTCTCTTTGCGGTTTCATACAACGTAAACGCGAGGGACATTGAAAAAATCACGATCTACGTGGACGAACATCCTCTTCTCGTCGAAATCGTAAACACGCCGAGGGATCGAGCCCGCGGTTTGATGTATCGAAAGTCAATGGGTGAAAACGAAGGTATGCTTTTTGTTTTTTCAGAACCTGACTATTTGAGTTTTTGGATGAAGAATACTTGGATTCCTCTGAGCATTGCGTATTTCAATCGAGATAAAAGAATCACGGACATTCACGATATGAAACCGAATCAAACGAAGGAACTCTATCATTCGAGTGAAAAGGCTTTGTACGCGCTGGAAGTCAATCAAGGGTGGTTCGCAAAAAGAAAAATCGGCAAGTTCGGAGTTTTAAAAATTCCGGATCGAGTAAAGGCGGTTCAGTAA
- a CDS encoding enoyl-CoA hydratase/isomerase family protein, which produces MSEKLINVTKEGQIAILTIQRPSALNALNKEVLTQIGQEIDSLEKDKNIRVMIFTGEGKAFVAGADIAEMKELGIAEGENFSKLGNGVFQKLHQSKIVSIAAINGFALGGGMELTLACDLRIGSEKAKLGLPEVSLGLIPGFGGTQRLARLIGYGRAIELVLTGDMITAEEGYRIGILNKLVKEGDDLLGVCKMIANSILKKGPEAIERVKKTIQEGLDLSLKEGIALEEKAFGACFDGGQSKEGMTAFLEKRPANF; this is translated from the coding sequence ATGAGTGAAAAATTAATCAACGTAACTAAAGAAGGGCAAATCGCAATTCTTACAATCCAAAGACCGTCTGCGCTCAACGCGTTAAACAAAGAAGTCCTTACTCAAATCGGTCAGGAAATCGATTCTTTGGAAAAAGATAAAAACATCCGAGTGATGATTTTTACCGGAGAAGGAAAGGCCTTCGTAGCCGGAGCCGATATCGCCGAGATGAAAGAACTCGGGATCGCGGAAGGAGAAAACTTTTCCAAACTCGGCAATGGAGTATTCCAAAAACTGCATCAATCTAAAATCGTTTCCATCGCTGCGATCAACGGATTCGCGTTGGGCGGAGGCATGGAGCTGACTCTCGCTTGCGATCTAAGAATCGGATCGGAGAAAGCGAAATTAGGTTTGCCCGAAGTTTCTCTCGGACTAATCCCCGGATTCGGCGGAACCCAGAGACTCGCGAGACTGATCGGATACGGAAGAGCGATCGAACTCGTCTTAACCGGAGATATGATCACCGCGGAAGAAGGATATAGAATCGGAATTCTCAACAAGCTCGTGAAGGAAGGGGATGATCTATTAGGAGTTTGTAAAATGATTGCGAATTCCATTCTTAAAAAAGGACCGGAGGCGATCGAGAGAGTGAAAAAAACGATCCAAGAAGGTCTGGATCTTTCTCTCAAAGAGGGAATCGCTCTGGAAGAAAAAGCCTTCGGTGCTTGTTTTGACGGTGGTCAATCCAAGGAAGGAATGACCGCGTTCTTAGAAAAAAGACCGGCAAACTTTTAG